Proteins encoded by one window of Halomonas chromatireducens:
- a CDS encoding agmatine deiminase family protein — MANRLLPEWHPQDAIQLTWPSATSDWAPLLERIEATMENIVVAVARYQSVVISVPSTATRHHLRRRFAYLGVPAERLHLIVAPADDTWTRDHGPIGIERDGSPALLDYIFNGWGGKFEAERDNGLTQRLADAGIYACAAESRDVILEGGAIETDGEGTLLTTEACLLNPNRNPQLDREAVEAMLTADFGIERVLWLANGHLDGDDTDSHIDTLARFCDPTTIAYVRCDDEADPHYPALAAMEAELQTFRRANGEPYRLVPLPWPRPCFDPVDGHRLPATYANFVIINGAVLVPTYGDAADSRALVALGDAFPGRDIVPIDCTSVIRQHGSLHCLTMQLPRGSLATHT, encoded by the coding sequence ATGGCCAACCGCCTGCTTCCCGAATGGCACCCTCAGGACGCCATCCAGCTCACCTGGCCCAGCGCTACCAGCGATTGGGCGCCACTACTCGAGCGCATCGAGGCCACGATGGAAAACATCGTGGTGGCAGTCGCGCGCTACCAGTCCGTCGTGATCAGCGTGCCATCGACCGCGACACGCCACCACCTGCGGCGTCGCTTCGCCTACCTCGGCGTTCCTGCCGAGCGATTGCACCTGATCGTCGCCCCGGCCGATGACACCTGGACCCGAGACCATGGCCCCATCGGCATCGAGCGCGACGGTAGTCCCGCGCTGCTCGACTATATCTTTAACGGCTGGGGCGGCAAGTTCGAGGCCGAGCGCGACAACGGACTGACTCAGCGTCTGGCCGACGCAGGCATCTACGCCTGTGCGGCCGAAAGCCGGGACGTCATTCTTGAAGGCGGCGCCATCGAGACCGACGGCGAAGGCACCCTGCTCACCACAGAGGCCTGCCTGCTCAACCCCAATCGCAATCCGCAGCTCGACCGAGAGGCCGTGGAAGCCATGCTCACCGCCGATTTTGGCATAGAGCGTGTGCTATGGCTGGCCAATGGCCATCTGGATGGTGACGACACCGACAGCCATATCGATACCCTGGCCCGTTTCTGCGACCCGACCACCATTGCCTACGTTCGCTGCGATGACGAAGCCGACCCGCACTATCCGGCCCTGGCCGCCATGGAGGCCGAACTGCAGACATTCAGGCGTGCCAATGGCGAGCCCTATCGCCTGGTGCCGCTGCCCTGGCCGCGGCCCTGCTTCGATCCAGTCGATGGACATCGCCTGCCGGCCACCTATGCCAACTTCGTTATCATCAACGGTGCAGTGCTGGTACCCACCTACGGCGATGCCGCCGACAGCCGGGCGCTCGTTGCCCTGGGAGATGCCTTTCCCGGCCGCGACATCGTGCCGATCGACTGTACCAGCGTGATCCGACAGCACGGCAGCCTGCACTGTCTGACCATGCAGCTCCCTCGGGGCAGCCTGGCGACACACACCTGA
- a CDS encoding lipoprotein-releasing ABC transporter permease subunit: MLDRLPLLIGLRYVRAKRRNHFISFISLTSMLGLMLGVAVLILVLSVMNGFDHELRTRILGMVPHAKIESRAGLVEWEALAEELMQRERVIGAAPFVEQQGMFSSAGRNEGAMVNGIHPEWEDRVSIIGRHMQQGSLDDLAPGEWNVVLGSLLARHLGVGVGDRVTLLVPEASITPAGVFPRLKRFTVSGIFSVGADLDANLAYANIEDMQTLARLGDAVGGLRLELDDLFVAASETRAIINQLGTGYRGTDWTFTHGNLFQAIQMEKRMIALLLTVIIAVAAFNIVSTLVMVVTDKHADIAILRTIGATPRSIMGIFMVQGMAIGVIGIAVGVGFGVLLALTISDLIGWVESALGIKFLDAGVYFISDLPSRLHWSDVRDIVAAAFGLTFLSTIYPAWRAARVQPAEVLRYE; this comes from the coding sequence ATGCTCGACCGCTTGCCACTGTTGATCGGATTGCGCTATGTGCGCGCCAAGCGCCGCAATCACTTCATCTCATTCATTTCATTGACCTCGATGCTGGGCCTGATGCTCGGCGTGGCGGTGCTGATACTCGTGTTGTCGGTGATGAACGGCTTCGATCACGAGCTGCGCACCCGCATCCTGGGCATGGTGCCCCATGCCAAGATCGAGTCGCGCGCCGGCCTGGTGGAGTGGGAGGCCTTGGCTGAAGAGCTGATGCAGCGCGAGCGGGTGATCGGTGCGGCACCCTTCGTTGAACAGCAGGGAATGTTCTCTTCGGCGGGTCGCAACGAGGGCGCCATGGTCAACGGTATCCACCCTGAATGGGAGGATCGCGTCTCGATTATCGGGCGGCACATGCAGCAGGGTAGCCTCGATGATCTAGCCCCCGGCGAATGGAATGTGGTGCTGGGCTCCCTGCTGGCCCGACATCTGGGCGTCGGGGTGGGCGACCGGGTTACACTGCTGGTGCCGGAGGCCTCGATCACCCCGGCGGGGGTCTTTCCACGCCTCAAGCGCTTCACGGTAAGCGGCATCTTCAGCGTTGGCGCCGATCTGGATGCCAACCTCGCCTATGCCAACATCGAGGACATGCAGACCCTTGCCCGCCTGGGCGATGCGGTAGGAGGGTTGCGTCTGGAGCTGGACGACCTCTTTGTCGCCGCCAGCGAGACCCGGGCCATCATCAATCAGCTCGGCACTGGCTATCGCGGTACCGACTGGACCTTCACCCACGGCAACCTGTTCCAGGCGATCCAGATGGAGAAGCGCATGATCGCGCTGCTGTTGACCGTTATCATTGCGGTGGCGGCCTTCAATATCGTCTCGACCCTGGTGATGGTGGTTACCGACAAGCACGCCGATATCGCCATCCTGCGAACCATCGGTGCTACGCCACGCTCGATCATGGGCATCTTCATGGTGCAGGGCATGGCGATCGGGGTCATCGGGATTGCCGTGGGCGTCGGGTTCGGCGTGCTGCTGGCGCTGACCATCTCGGACCTGATCGGCTGGGTGGAGTCGGCCCTGGGCATCAAGTTCCTCGACGCCGGGGTCTACTTCATCAGTGACCTGCCGTCACGCCTGCACTGGTCCGATGTGCGAGACATCGTTGCTGCCGCCTTCGGGCTGACGTTCCTGTCGACGATCTATCCGGCGTGGCGAGCGGCACGTGTCCAGCCTGCCGAGGTGCTGCGCTATGAATGA
- a CDS encoding ComEC/Rec2 family competence protein, producing MALPAALAAMAGVGLGWWAPQGLVELWCLALLLLLARGNWRGLGVVLLVALTAGQVLLAKGGDLPLGLLRVDLALEGRLESVEEEDHLTRLLVRVEECRPLADEGLPCDRLRRVRLSHYQAPEMSPGERWALTVRLRPPGGFANPGAFDYGAWLWREGIQATGYVRREPPPERIQPADVSPRQLALAHLEA from the coding sequence ATGGCGTTGCCGGCAGCTTTAGCTGCCATGGCGGGTGTCGGTCTGGGTTGGTGGGCGCCTCAGGGCCTGGTGGAACTATGGTGCCTTGCGCTTTTGCTGCTGCTGGCCAGAGGCAACTGGCGAGGCTTGGGAGTGGTCCTGCTCGTGGCATTGACGGCGGGGCAGGTTCTCCTGGCCAAGGGGGGCGACCTGCCCTTGGGCCTGCTGCGTGTCGATCTGGCCTTGGAAGGGCGCTTGGAATCTGTCGAGGAAGAGGATCACTTGACGCGGTTGCTGGTGCGCGTCGAGGAGTGCCGTCCCCTGGCGGACGAGGGTCTGCCCTGCGATCGGCTGCGCCGAGTGCGTCTCAGCCACTACCAGGCCCCCGAGATGTCACCGGGAGAACGCTGGGCCCTGACCGTTCGGCTGCGCCCCCCCGGTGGCTTCGCCAACCCAGGCGCGTTCGACTACGGGGCCTGGCTGTGGCGCGAGGGGATTCAGGCCACCGGCTATGTACGCAGGGAACCACCGCCCGAACGTATTCAGCCGGCGGATGTTTCCCCGCGGCAGCTGGCACTGG
- a CDS encoding DUF2062 domain-containing protein: MPRRFLQRYMPHPETLRRQRSLRFVSHIIGDPGLWALSRRTVANAFSVGLFSAMLPIPFQMVVAAFGAWLLRCTLPLSVGLVWITNPLTMPLIFYGNYRLGAWLMNTPVREAPARVSTRWIADRMADILPALALGSVVSAIVFAIVGNVIIRLVWRWHVSRSWKLRAMRRRQARLDRED, from the coding sequence ATGCCGCGCAGATTCCTGCAGCGCTACATGCCTCACCCCGAAACGCTCAGACGCCAGCGCTCGCTGCGTTTTGTGAGCCATATCATCGGCGACCCCGGCCTCTGGGCGCTGTCACGTCGCACCGTGGCCAACGCTTTCTCGGTCGGGCTCTTCAGCGCCATGCTGCCGATTCCCTTCCAGATGGTTGTAGCGGCATTTGGTGCCTGGCTGTTGCGCTGCACCCTGCCACTCTCGGTGGGGCTGGTATGGATCACCAATCCGCTCACCATGCCGTTGATTTTCTATGGCAATTATCGCCTGGGCGCCTGGCTGATGAATACCCCAGTCCGGGAGGCACCGGCCAGAGTTTCGACCCGCTGGATCGCCGACCGCATGGCCGACATCCTGCCGGCCCTGGCGCTTGGCTCGGTGGTATCGGCTATCGTCTTCGCTATCGTGGGCAATGTGATCATCAGGCTGGTCTGGCGATGGCATGTCTCACGCAGCTGGAAGCTGCGCGCCATGAGACGCCGCCAAGCGCGCCTGGACAGGGAGGATTGA